A window of Variovorax sp. HW608 genomic DNA:
AGGGCACATGAACCATGTCGAGGTTCAGCTTCTGGCGCAACAGCTCCGACGCCAGCCGCTGCACCGTGCCGCTGCCTCCCGAGGCGAAGTTCACCTTGCCGGGCTGGGCCTTGGCCTTGGCGACCAGGTCGTTGACCGTCTTGATCGGCGAGTCGGCCTTGACGATCAGTGCATTGGGCGCCAGCAGCACCAGCGACAGCGGCTGCAGGGCATCGGCGGCAAACGGCATGCGCGCAAAGAGGTGCGGGTTGATGGAGTAGGGCGTCGCGTCGTACAGCACGGTGTAGCCGTCGGGCGCGGCCTTGGCGACGTAGGCAGCGCCAATGGTGCCGCTCGCACCTGCGCGGTTGTCGACGATCACGGTGGCGCCGAGCTTGGCGCCCAGCCGCGCGGCAACGATCCGCGCGACCGCATCCGCAGCGCCGCCCGGTGCATAGGGAACGACGATGGTGATGGGCCGCTCGGGATAGGCGGCGTGAACGGCGAAGGCGGTGAGCGAAAGAGCCGCAATCACGGCACGGCGGGCGAGCGAGAACTTGAACGAAGGCATGGCGTGGGTTCCGATTTCAGAAAAGGCGGGTTCCGGTGTCACTCGGCCTTGATGTCGAGTTCGCGCGCGAGCTGCTTGTAGCCCTGTACTTCGCGCTGCAGCTGGTCGCCGAACGCGGAACCGCACACGCTTTGCGACTCCATGCCCAGGCCCTTCAGCTTCTCCCGGGTGGCCGGGTCTTGCGCGAAGGCCTGTGCCGTCCTTTGCAGCGTGGCGACCACCGCGGCAGGCGTGCCCGCTGGCGCGAGCAACCCATACCAGGCATCCGCCCGGTAGCCCTTCACGCCGGCCTCCTCGAACGTGGGCACCTGGGGCAGCAGCGACGAGCGCTGCGGTGCCGCCACGGCGAGGGCGGTCAGCTTGCCCGCCTGGATTTGCGGCAGGACCGAGCCCAGCGTGGCGAACGAGCTGTCCACCTGGCCACCCATCAGGTCCGTCACGACCTGCGCGGCACCCTTGTAGGGGATGTGGTTCATGCTCGTGCCGGTCAGCCTGGTGAACTGGGCGCTGGCGAAGTGGCCCGAGCTGCCGGTGCCGGGCGTTGCGTAGGTGCGCTTGCCGGGCTCGGCCTTCACTTGCTGGAGAAAGGCCGCGAGGGTCGGCGTCTTCATCGACGGACCGACGACGAGCACCGTGGGGCTGACCGCCACCGTGCAAACCGGCGCGAAGGAGCGCACGGCATCGAACTTGACCCGCGCGCTGTAGAGCGCCGGAATCATCGTGTGGTTGGTCGCGCCGACGAGCAGCGTGTAGCCATCGGCAGGCGCGCTGGCCACCGCCTCGGCCGCAAGAATGGTGTTGGCGCCCGGCTTGTTGTCGATCACGAAGGGCTTGCCGAGCGATCGCGCCGCGAAGTCGGCGAAGGCCCGGGCGATCACATCCGTCGGCCCTCCGGCCGAGAAGCCGACGACGATTCGCACGGGTTTGGAAGGGTAGTTGGGCGCTTCGGCGTGGGCCGCCATTGTGGCCACGCCCACCAGTGCTGCGCCCAGGAACGCGGTCTGGAACAAGGCCTTGGAATGCTTGATGCGATGCATGTTCTTGTCTCCTGCTACGGCTCGGTGTTCCCCTGTCTATGCGTGTGCGAGCACGGCGAGCAAGTTCCGGGCAGCGCCGACCCCCATGTTCACGTAGGCATCACCGGTGACGCCGCCGATGTGCGGGCTCATCACGACGCGTTCCTGCTTCTGGAAGGGATGGCCGGCAGCCAGGGGCTCGACCGCGAAGGAGTCCAGGCCGGCGCTCGCGACCTGGCCCGTCCGGAGTGCCGCGAGCAGCGCTTGCTCGTCGACCAGTCCGCCGCGCGCGGTGTTGATGACGATCACGCCACGCTTGCACTTCGCGAGCGCGGATGCGTTCAGCATGCCGCGGTTGTCGTCCGTGAGCGGACAGTGCAGCGACACGACATCCGATTCGCGCCAGAGGGTGTCGAGGTCCACGACCTTGACGTAGCCCGGCACGTCCTTGGCGTAGGGATCGAAGCCGATCACGCGCATGCCCATGGCGTCCGCCATCTTCGCAAAGCGCCGGCCGATGGCGCCGAGGCCGACCAGGCCCACGGTCCGGCTGCCGAGTTCGAGGCTCTTGTGGTTCGCCTTGTCCCAGTGGCCTTGATGCATGCGATCGTTGAGCTCGACCACGGACTTGGCGCACGCCAGCATGAGCGCGAGAGACTGCTCGGCCACGGCCGCGGCATTGGCGCCGACCGCCGCCACCACTTCGATGCCGCGCGCCTTGGCCGCCGCCTTGTCGATCGTGTCGGTGCCGGTGCCGTGCTTCGCAATGACCTTCAAGGCGGGCGCCGCGTCCATCATCGCGGCGGTGAGCTTGCCGTAGCGCACGATGATGGCGACCGGGTTGTGCGCCTTGCAGAGGACCGCCACGTCCTCCTCGGTCGGCGCCTTGCCTGCGTAGACCAGGTCATAGCCCTCGAGCAATTCGAGAGCCTGCGGCGCGAGGTCGGCGCCCGTCACGAGAATGGCGCTCACAGCGATTCCCCTTCCTCGAGGACGCCGGCGGCGCGCAGCGCGGCGGGCAACCACTTGGACGCGGTGTCGCCGCGGTTGATCGCCGCCTGGCGAGCAGCTTCGTCCGCCAGCTTCTTGTCGGCGAGGGCCAGCATGGCGGGCGCCTTCTCGCGTTCGATCACGACCACGCCATCGGCATCGCCGACGATCAGGTCGCCCGGGTTCACCATCGTGCCGCCGGCGGAGATCGGGTGATTGATGCGGCCCGGAACGAACTTCGTCGGCCCGGCGGGATTGAAGCCTGCGCTGAAGACCGGAAAGCCAAGCTCCAGCAGATCGAGCTTGTCGCGGATGGCGCCGTCGACGATCACGCCGGCCAGGCCCTGCTTCTTGCAGGCGCTGAGCATCAGCGTCCCCATCAGGGCCGCGGTCTGGTCACCCTTGCCGTCGATCACCAGGACGTCGCCCGGCTTGGCCAGCGCGATGGCGGCGTGGACCATCAGGTTGTCGCCCGGCCGGACCTCGACGGTGAAAGCGGGGCCGGCGACGGCCATGCTGTGGTGAACCGGGGCGACCCGGGCGTTCATCGTGCCGCGACGGCCTGCGACATCCGCAAGGATGGCGGCCTGGAATGTTGCCGCCTTGGCGACGACTTCGGCGGACACGCGTTCGAACTCGCGAACGATTTCGGGAAGTTGACTCATGGTGAAGGATCTCTCGGGAGTTGGAGGAGGAGGGGAAGAAGACAAACAGGAACAGGCGAGCGGATCGCCTCACTCGGCCTTGATGTTTCCTTTGCGGATGACCTCGGCCCATTTGGCGGAGTCGGCTTTCTGCAGGTCGCCCAGTTGTTGCGGTGTGCCGCCGACCAGGGTGACGCCCAGCTTGTCCGCGAGCGCGGTGATGGACGGGTCCTTCAGCGCGGCATTGATCTCGCGGTTCAGTCGCTCGACGACGGGCGCGGGCGTGCCGGCGGGGGCGAAGACGGCCTGCCACTGCTCGACCACGAAGTTCTTCATGCCGGCTTCGCCCATCGTGGGGACATCCGGGAGCGCCTTGAGACGGGCCGCCGAGGTCACTGCGAGCGCGCGCAGCTTGCCGGACTGGACGTGGGGAAGCGCCGCGGCCGCGGGGGCGAACATGAAGTTCACCTGCCCACCCAGCGTGTCCTGCAGTGCAGGCGTGTCGCCCTTGTAGGGCACATGGATGAGTTGCACGCCGGTTTGCTGCTTGAGCAGCTCGCCCTGCATCTGCAGCACCGTTCCGGTTCCACCCGATGCGAAAGCCAGCTTGCCTGGTTGTGCCTTTGCGGCGGCAACCAGGTTGGCAACCGTCTTGTAGGGTTGGTCGGCCCCGACGACCAGGATGTGCGGGATCGTGCCGATCGTCACCACGGGCGCGAAGCTCTGGAGCGGGTCGTAGGGGAGCTTCCCCATCAGGTGCGGCGCAATGGCTTGCGGACCGATCGACGTGCCCAGGAGCGTGTAGCCATCCGGAGCGGCCTTGGCGACGAATGCGGCGCCGATGGTCCCGGTCGCGCCCGCGCGGTTGTCGACGATCACGCTGGTGCCGAGCGCGCTGCCGACCTTCTGCGCGACGCTGCGGCCCAGCACGTCGGTGCTCCCGCCCGGAGGGTAGGGAACGACCCAGGTGATGACGCGCCCGGTGGGCCAGTTGCCCTGCGCCGACACGCCCAAGGAGGTGGCCAGGGCGAGGCCGCTCACCAGGAAGCGTCTGCGAAGCGCAGAGGATGGAAGAAGGGTGCTTGTCGTCATGTCTCGGTGTCTTTCAATGGCAGGTGGTCAAGCAAAGCCGTAGAGGGCGCTCGGGTTGTCGACGAGCACGCGACGGAACAGGTCTGCATCGGCAGTCCAGTCGGCCAATCGATCCATCTGGCGCGCGTCGTCGGGCATGGGGTGCAAGCCTGCCGACGCGGTCGCATGAGGCCAGTCGGTTCCCCAGACGACGCGGCCGGGAGACGCCTGGAGATAGCTGCGTGCCAGCGATGCCAGCGCCGGGTCGTCCGTGGAAGACTGCGGGCTCACGACGTAGCCGCCGGACAACTTGACCCAGGCCCGGCCTTCGCGGAGCAACGCGAGCACGAGCGCATGCGCGCGGTGGGTGCCTTGCTGAGCAGGCGCGATGCGGCCGAAGTGATCGAAGACCAGCTGCACCGGCAGTTGCCCCAAGGTGTTGCCGAGGCTTGCGAGAACATCCGCCGGCATCAGCAGTTGAAGGTGCCAGCCCAGGTCGGCGATGCGATGCGCGATGGGCTCGAGCATCTCGACCGAACCGGTCAGACCCAAGGACAGGTTCAGGCGAACGCCGCGCACGCCCTGCGCATGGAGTTCATCGAGCTGCTCGTCGCTCTCCGAGCCGTCGATGACTGCGACACCGCGGCCATCCGGGCCGAGTGCAGCCAGCGCTTGCAGCATGACCCGGTTGTCGGTTCCGTAGGTCGAGGGGGTGACCAGAACGGCACGGTGCGTGCCTATGCGCTGCTGCAGAAGGCGATAGTCGGAAATCGATGCGTCAGGGGGGAGAAGTCGTGCGCCCGGCGCGGTCGGGAAGCGGCTGTCGTAGACATGCAGATGGCAATCGCATGCGCCTGCCGGCACTGCGGGGCCGGGTGGCTGCGAGCCAGCCGAGTAGGGCACATCGGCCGGCACTCGGCGGCGAGAGCAACGGGAAGCAGGCATCTGTTCGTCTCCGAATTTCCCCAGCGTCTTCGCGTCGGGTTGGAAACGACTTTAGTGGCCCGTTGCACACCTCACAATGGCATTGCACTGTGTGCAACACGTTGTGGAGAACGAAACGCCTGCGGATCAGGCGTCGTAGCCGGGATTGCGCCGGTCGAGCAGCCGCAGCAATGCGCGGCGCGATTGGCTATGTAGCCGATATCGTCTGCGACCTCCTGGACCCGCTGCTTCATGGTCGCGCTGATCCGCGGATCATCTGCGAGCGAGAAGGCGCATCGAAATGAGAACAAAACGCATTATGATTGCCGTTCAGCAAAAGAAATCAGATAACTACACGCGCTGGAGGTGGGGTTTCGTGTCCTCGAATTTCTGTCGCAGAGATCTGCGATCGGTGGTTGGTGCTGCCTGCGCGGCAATCGTCCTCGTGACGGCCGGATGTGGTGGTGGGGGTGGTGGGGGCGGTAGTGCTTCGCCGCTGGCGATCTCCGCGACTTCGACCACGCAGGCGGTGCCCGGCACCGCGGTGACGGCCGCAAGCATTGGAGAGAAGATCTTCTCGGACCGGTCGCTGTCGGCATCCGGACAAATGTCCTGCGCGAGTTGCCATGACCCTGCGACCGGGCACGCCTCGCCGTTCTCCACGTCGGTGGCGTTCGGTGGTCCCAACCTCGATCAGCCCGGCACGCGCTCGCCTCCGTCGCTGCGCTATCTGCGGTTCAACACGCCGTTCTTGTTCGCGTCGGACGGAACGCCCACGGGTGGATTCGACTGGGACGGCCGTGCCGGCACGCTGGCCGACCAGGCCCGCCGCCCCTTCCTGAGCGCCAACGAAATGGCCAATGCGGACGCGGCAGCGGTGGTCGCGAAGGTCGCCGCGGCTTCTTACGCGGCCGATTTCAAAGCACTGTTCGGCGCCAACATCTTCGCAGACCCGGACACCGCCTTCGACCGCATCGTGTTCGCGCTGGAGCGCTACCAGCGCGAGAGCGATGAGTTCGCCCCATTCACCAGCAAGTTCGACTACTTCACCGCCGGCAAGGTCGCATTCAATGACCAAGAGTCCCGCGGCCTTGCAGTCTTCAATCGCGGCGACAAGGGCAACTGCGCGGCCTGCCATCCCAGCATCAAGCCGTCGAATGCGCCCGGCGCGCTGTTCACCGACTTCAGCTTCGACAGCCTCGGCCTGCCGCGCAACATGGCCATTCCCGCGAATGCGGACCCCTCGTACTTCGACATGGGCCTGTGTGGTCCCACGCGCACGGATCTCGCCAATCGCAGCGACCTGTGCGGCGCCTTCAAGGTGCCGAGCCTGCGCAATGTGGCGCTGCGCCACCGCTTCTTCCACAACGGGCAGTTCGACTCGCTTGAGCAGGTCGTGCGCTTCTACGTTCGGCGCGACACCAATCCGGAGGAATGGTTTCCGGCCGACCCCGCCACCGGCCAGCCGGATGTCTACAACGATCTTCCTCCGGAACGCCGCGGCAACGTCAACGTGACGGAGGTTCCCTACAACAAGAAGGCCGGCGAGCAGCCCTACCTGGACGAATCCGAGATCCAGGACCTCGTGGCCTTCCTGAAGACGCTGACCGACGGCTACGCACCGTGACGGCGTTCGACACCACAAATTCCGGAGGAGGTTGATTCATGGACACGAGACTTCGCCTGAGTGCGATTGCTGCAGCAATCGCGATGGGCTTTCAGACAGGCGCCCACGCGCAGACGAACGAAGAACTGGCCGCCGAGGTCAAGCAGCTTCGGTCCGAGTTGCTGGAACTGCGCGGCGAGTTGCAGAAGATAAAGCAGGCGACAGCGGTGCAGCCGGCTTCCGCCGCAATTGCTGCGACGCCAGCGGGCACGCCGACAGCGCCAGGCGCACCGGCGGTCGCAGCGGCCCAGGCACCCGCGCCAGTGGTTGCGAGCACGCCGCAGCTCACAGCGACCGGCGAGCCGCTACCCGGCGACAGCACCCAGCGGGTGAGCTTTTTCGGCTACGGCGAGATGGCCTACAGCCGGCCGCGCAACGACTCATCGGCCGCGAGCGCGACCCTCACGCGCGGCGTGCTCGGATGGGCATACCAATTCAATGAGCGCACGCGCTTTGCCGCGGAACTGGAAATCGAGAACGCGGTCGCGTCCTCGTCCGACAAGGGCGAAGCCGCGCTCGAACAGTTCTATGTCGAGCGCGACCTCAGCAATTCGGTCAGCGCCAAGGCCGGTCTCTTCCTGCTGCCGGTCGGCTACCTCAACGAGACGCACGAGCCGACGCACTACTACGGCGTCCATCGCAACTTCATCGAGACCGCGATCATCCCGACCACCTGGCGTGAGCTCGGCGCCGGCTTCCGCGGCACCACCGACTTCGGCCTGCGCTGGGACGCCGGCGCCACCACCAGCTTCGACCTCACGAAGTGGGACCCGACCAGCAACGAAGGCCGCGACTCGCCGCTCGGCTCCATCCACCAGGAGGGCCAGCTCGCGAAGGCGCGCAACATCGGCTTGTACGGTGCGTTGAACTACAACGGCATTCCGGGCTTCAACGCCGGAGCAAGCGTCTTCGACGGCGGTGTCGGACAGAAGCAGCCCGGGTTCGCGGCCCCGGACGCCAAGGTCACGCTGGGCGAAGCCCATGTGCGCTGGCAGCCGGGCAAGTGGGATCTCTCGGCCCTTGCAGCGACCGGCAAGTTCTCGAGCGTCGAGGCACTCAACGCGACCTTCGCGGGCCAGCCGA
This region includes:
- a CDS encoding Bug family tripartite tricarboxylate transporter substrate binding protein; translation: MPSFKFSLARRAVIAALSLTAFAVHAAYPERPITIVVPYAPGGAADAVARIVAARLGAKLGATVIVDNRAGASGTIGAAYVAKAAPDGYTVLYDATPYSINPHLFARMPFAADALQPLSLVLLAPNALIVKADSPIKTVNDLVAKAKAQPGKVNFASGGSGTVQRLASELLRQKLNLDMVHVPYKSDGPAIADVMGGQVDFMFATVAASYPLVASGKLRALAVSSPKRSPRLPEVPTVAETVVPGYEAFEWNGMLLPAKTPKAITDKLQRAVVEVLKEDEVQKRLSDLGAQPVGSTPDEFAAFLKKEDAKWAEVVRKGDIKLD
- a CDS encoding Bug family tripartite tricarboxylate transporter substrate binding protein, translating into MHRIKHSKALFQTAFLGAALVGVATMAAHAEAPNYPSKPVRIVVGFSAGGPTDVIARAFADFAARSLGKPFVIDNKPGANTILAAEAVASAPADGYTLLVGATNHTMIPALYSARVKFDAVRSFAPVCTVAVSPTVLVVGPSMKTPTLAAFLQQVKAEPGKRTYATPGTGSSGHFASAQFTRLTGTSMNHIPYKGAAQVVTDLMGGQVDSSFATLGSVLPQIQAGKLTALAVAAPQRSSLLPQVPTFEEAGVKGYRADAWYGLLAPAGTPAAVVATLQRTAQAFAQDPATREKLKGLGMESQSVCGSAFGDQLQREVQGYKQLARELDIKAE
- a CDS encoding hydroxyacid dehydrogenase, encoding MSAILVTGADLAPQALELLEGYDLVYAGKAPTEEDVAVLCKAHNPVAIIVRYGKLTAAMMDAAPALKVIAKHGTGTDTIDKAAAKARGIEVVAAVGANAAAVAEQSLALMLACAKSVVELNDRMHQGHWDKANHKSLELGSRTVGLVGLGAIGRRFAKMADAMGMRVIGFDPYAKDVPGYVKVVDLDTLWRESDVVSLHCPLTDDNRGMLNASALAKCKRGVIVINTARGGLVDEQALLAALRTGQVASAGLDSFAVEPLAAGHPFQKQERVVMSPHIGGVTGDAYVNMGVGAARNLLAVLAHA
- a CDS encoding RraA family protein; its protein translation is MSQLPEIVREFERVSAEVVAKAATFQAAILADVAGRRGTMNARVAPVHHSMAVAGPAFTVEVRPGDNLMVHAAIALAKPGDVLVIDGKGDQTAALMGTLMLSACKKQGLAGVIVDGAIRDKLDLLELGFPVFSAGFNPAGPTKFVPGRINHPISAGGTMVNPGDLIVGDADGVVVIEREKAPAMLALADKKLADEAARQAAINRGDTASKWLPAALRAAGVLEEGESL
- a CDS encoding Bug family tripartite tricarboxylate transporter substrate binding protein, whose amino-acid sequence is MTTSTLLPSSALRRRFLVSGLALATSLGVSAQGNWPTGRVITWVVPYPPGGSTDVLGRSVAQKVGSALGTSVIVDNRAGATGTIGAAFVAKAAPDGYTLLGTSIGPQAIAPHLMGKLPYDPLQSFAPVVTIGTIPHILVVGADQPYKTVANLVAAAKAQPGKLAFASGGTGTVLQMQGELLKQQTGVQLIHVPYKGDTPALQDTLGGQVNFMFAPAAAALPHVQSGKLRALAVTSAARLKALPDVPTMGEAGMKNFVVEQWQAVFAPAGTPAPVVERLNREINAALKDPSITALADKLGVTLVGGTPQQLGDLQKADSAKWAEVIRKGNIKAE
- a CDS encoding amidohydrolase family protein, whose protein sequence is MPASRCSRRRVPADVPYSAGSQPPGPAVPAGACDCHLHVYDSRFPTAPGARLLPPDASISDYRLLQQRIGTHRAVLVTPSTYGTDNRVMLQALAALGPDGRGVAVIDGSESDEQLDELHAQGVRGVRLNLSLGLTGSVEMLEPIAHRIADLGWHLQLLMPADVLASLGNTLGQLPVQLVFDHFGRIAPAQQGTHRAHALVLALLREGRAWVKLSGGYVVSPQSSTDDPALASLARSYLQASPGRVVWGTDWPHATASAGLHPMPDDARQMDRLADWTADADLFRRVLVDNPSALYGFA
- a CDS encoding cytochrome-c peroxidase, producing MTAGCGGGGGGGGSASPLAISATSTTQAVPGTAVTAASIGEKIFSDRSLSASGQMSCASCHDPATGHASPFSTSVAFGGPNLDQPGTRSPPSLRYLRFNTPFLFASDGTPTGGFDWDGRAGTLADQARRPFLSANEMANADAAAVVAKVAAASYAADFKALFGANIFADPDTAFDRIVFALERYQRESDEFAPFTSKFDYFTAGKVAFNDQESRGLAVFNRGDKGNCAACHPSIKPSNAPGALFTDFSFDSLGLPRNMAIPANADPSYFDMGLCGPTRTDLANRSDLCGAFKVPSLRNVALRHRFFHNGQFDSLEQVVRFYVRRDTNPEEWFPADPATGQPDVYNDLPPERRGNVNVTEVPYNKKAGEQPYLDESEIQDLVAFLKTLTDGYAP